A single Cryptococcus deuterogattii R265 chromosome 2, complete sequence DNA region contains:
- a CDS encoding arginine biosynthesis ArgJ mitochondrial, whose protein sequence is MARAIPSLARAASTAATKSPPSKEHHIHSYSPEVLPLGYAVASTHASVKKKAGALDLGILVSTTDKPASAAACLTRNVFKAAPVTVTTELLQSGGGRARGFIVNSGCANAVTGKKGLEDAWEMSNTVTSQLPPGQPGIGTLVMSTGVIGQHLPISSIVSKIPELVRSLDDSPKSWLDLSKAFMTTDTFPKLRAKSFKLGERLVRIAGIDKGAGMIAPSMGPPQPPHATLLGVIATDAAISPSALQSALNYAVDRSFNNITVDGDMSTNDSIICLANGAAGKLDAQGRETAEAMEEITEDGNPEEYKVFREELRSFAEELAQLVVRDGEGATKFVTIRVKNAPSYETAQAVAKSIANSSLFKTAMYGEDANWGRILCAVGYTPTAQAIIPNRVSVSFIPSANIPDSTPLRLLNNGEPEANIDEGRASVILAEEDLEVEVDLGDGHEEAKVWTCDFSHEYVTINGSVSNQVELPHGPAQQ, encoded by the exons ATGGCAAGAGCCATCCCCTCCTTGGCTCGCGCCGCATCTACAGCAGCCACCAAATCCCCGCCCTCCAAAGAACATCATATCCACTCATACTCCCCGGAAGTACTCCCCTTAGGCTATGCTGTGGCTTCGACCCATGCTTCCGTCAAAAAGAAGGCAGGGGCCCTTGACCTCGGTATACTTGTTTCTACCACAGATAAGCCTGCATCTGCGGCGGCCTGTTTGACAAGGAATGTGTTCAAAGCCGCGCCAGTGACAGTGACTACTGAGCTTTTGCAATCCGGCGGTGGACGAGCTAGGGGCTTTATTGTCAATTCCGGTTGTGCTAATGCGGTCACCGGCAAGAAAGGACTCGAAGATGCCTGGGAGATGTCCAATACTGTAACTTCCCAGCTCCCGCCTGGTCAGCCTGGAATAGGGACATTGGTGATGTCTACAGGCGTCATTGGtcaacatcttcccatATCGTCAATTGTTTCCAAGATCCCTGAACTTGTGCGATCCCTTGACGATTCGCCCAAATCGTGGCTCGACCTTTCCAAGGCGTTCATGACCACTGACACATTCCCTAAATTGCGCGCCAAGTCATTTAAGCTTGGTGAACGCCTGGTGCGCATAGCCGGTATCGATAAAGGAGCCGGTATGATCGCTCCCTCCATGGGACCGCCGCAACCACCTCATGCTACCTTACTTGGTGTGATTGCTACCGATGCTGCCATTAGCCCTTCCGCTTTGCAGTCTGCGCTAAATTATGCTGTCGACAGAAGcttcaacaacatcacTGTTGACGGTGATATGAGTACTAATGATTCAATCATCTGTCTTGCCAACGGGGCAGCTGGTAAACTTGACGCCCAGGGTCGTGAGACAGCTGAAGCTATGGAGGAAATCACTGAAGATGGAAATCCCGAAGAGTACAAGGTTTTCAGAGAAGAGCTGAGGTCTTTTGCTGAGGAGCTGGCTCAGCTGGTCGTTAGGGACGGTGAAGGCGCGACTAAATTCGTAACCATTCGCGTCAAG AACGCTCCTTCGTACGAGACTGCCCAAGCTGTCGCCAAGAGCATCGCGAATTCATCTTTGTTCAAGACGGCTATgtatggagaag ATGCCAATTGGGGTCGTATTCTCTGTGCTGT CGGTTATACTCCTACTGCGCAAGCAATCATTCCTAACCGGGTCTCTGTCTCTTTTATTCCCTCTGCTAATATTCCCGACTCCACGCCCCTTCGCTTGCTTAACAATGGTGAGCCTGAAGCCAATATAGATGAAGGCCGCGCCAGCGTGATTCTAGCGGAGGAGGATCTGGAAGTTGAGGTGGATTTGGGTGATGGTCATGAAGAAGCTAAAGTTTGGACCTGTGACTTCTCTCAT GAATATGTGACAAT